One Cohnella candidum genomic region harbors:
- a CDS encoding ABC transporter substrate-binding protein, which produces MNRYRWTRYVFPFALTASLLAGCSFGDAGAEKRAEPVTLKVMYYDERSFFDQYGMLFSALHPEVEIEVVNTQSIKHEPGKDMEAETRKFIEEQKPDIVMLSADQYTKMANEGKLLELETQVQEKSFDQAGLMPGMLDYLKELSGGKLYGLVPNFYSQAIFYNKDMFQKYGVELPKDQMSWDDLFRLAAMFPTTGSKDDRVYGLKMGYSATDLYQLGNMIGLTKNLNIVDAGAKNVTVNTDAWKKTYETALNAWKSGALYTEDPNQMSDGPMQYEDYLLRDPFIGGKVAMTFEGTYLMDQIKQAQNVVKDKAVKNWDIVTMPVDPGNPEYSPYVSFNNIFAISAKSAQSKAAWTFLQYIHGDEFARVTSKRQMGNMPVRTQYLSDKEGHHFEAFYKLKPIQPAMYKNYEAVPGDFMNNFQGMAQQELSAAADGKVSVSEALDSLQTKAEEALLLAKQQKDTAKPGETATTESGG; this is translated from the coding sequence TTGAATCGCTACCGTTGGACCCGTTACGTCTTTCCGTTCGCGTTGACGGCAAGCCTGTTGGCCGGCTGCAGCTTCGGAGACGCCGGCGCCGAGAAGCGCGCGGAACCCGTCACGCTGAAGGTCATGTACTATGACGAAAGGTCGTTTTTCGACCAGTACGGCATGCTCTTCTCCGCCCTGCATCCCGAGGTGGAGATCGAAGTCGTCAACACGCAGAGCATCAAGCACGAGCCGGGCAAGGACATGGAAGCCGAGACGCGGAAGTTCATCGAAGAGCAGAAGCCGGACATCGTCATGCTCTCCGCGGACCAGTACACGAAAATGGCGAACGAAGGCAAACTGCTCGAGCTGGAAACCCAAGTGCAGGAGAAAAGCTTCGACCAGGCGGGACTGATGCCCGGCATGCTGGACTACCTGAAGGAGCTGAGCGGCGGCAAGCTTTACGGACTCGTCCCGAACTTCTACAGCCAAGCGATCTTCTACAATAAGGACATGTTCCAAAAGTACGGCGTCGAACTGCCCAAGGACCAGATGAGCTGGGACGACTTGTTCCGCTTGGCGGCGATGTTCCCGACGACAGGCTCCAAAGACGATCGCGTGTACGGCCTCAAAATGGGATACTCCGCGACCGATCTGTATCAGCTCGGCAACATGATCGGCCTGACGAAAAACCTCAACATCGTCGACGCCGGCGCCAAAAACGTCACCGTGAACACCGACGCTTGGAAGAAAACGTACGAAACCGCGCTTAACGCCTGGAAGTCAGGCGCCCTCTATACGGAGGATCCCAACCAGATGAGCGACGGGCCCATGCAGTATGAGGACTACTTGCTCCGCGATCCGTTCATCGGCGGCAAAGTCGCGATGACGTTCGAGGGCACTTATTTAATGGATCAGATCAAACAAGCGCAGAACGTCGTCAAAGACAAAGCCGTGAAAAATTGGGACATCGTCACGATGCCGGTCGACCCGGGCAATCCCGAATACAGCCCGTACGTCTCCTTCAACAACATTTTCGCGATATCCGCCAAATCGGCGCAGTCGAAGGCGGCCTGGACGTTCCTACAGTATATTCACGGCGACGAATTCGCCCGCGTCACTTCCAAGCGGCAAATGGGCAACATGCCCGTCCGCACCCAGTACCTGTCGGACAAAGAAGGCCACCATTTCGAGGCTTTCTACAAGCTGAAGCCGATTCAGCCGGCCATGTACAAAAATTACGAAGCGGTTCCCGGAGACTTCATGAACAACTTCCAAGGCATGGCCCAGCAGGAATTATCCGCGGCGGCCGACGGAAAGGTTTCCGTGTCCGAGGCGCTCGACAGCCTGCAAACGAAAGCCGAGGAAGCCCTGCTGCTGGCGAAACAACAGAAAGATACCGCCAAACCGGGCGAAACGGCGACGACGGAATCAGGCGGTTAA
- a CDS encoding ABC transporter ATP-binding protein, whose product MSFVQIRDVTKSFNRHPVLDKVSLSIEQGEFVTLLGPSGCGKSTLLRAIAGLNPIDEGKIEVGGRDITFLPPKSRNVGMVFQSYALFPNMNVFDNIAFGLKMMGLKKDEIRPMVEEMLSIIDLRGKEDRYPNQLSGGQQQRVALARSLIKKPSVLLLDEPLSALDAKIRRSLRGEIRRIQQRLNMTTIFVTHDQEEALTVSDRIFVMNHGRIEQVGSPNEIYTAPASEYVARFIGNYNVWSRDQLQGRAIRGLPEQGGMFAVRPEAIRMAAATAEETPDAIVAEGTVSQVSILGNVLRFEVNVSGLPVTVDMLSGHSLDSWPAGAPVKLSISRDEWKSVRPSS is encoded by the coding sequence TTGAGTTTCGTTCAAATACGCGACGTGACCAAAAGCTTCAATCGCCATCCGGTGCTCGACAAGGTTTCGCTCTCCATCGAACAAGGGGAATTCGTCACGCTGCTCGGGCCGAGCGGCTGCGGCAAAAGCACGCTGCTGCGCGCGATCGCCGGCCTGAACCCGATCGACGAAGGCAAGATCGAAGTCGGCGGCCGCGATATCACGTTCCTGCCTCCCAAAAGTCGCAACGTCGGCATGGTTTTTCAGTCTTATGCGCTGTTTCCGAATATGAACGTATTTGATAATATTGCTTTTGGGTTAAAAATGATGGGCTTAAAAAAAGACGAGATTCGGCCGATGGTAGAAGAGATGCTGTCGATTATCGACCTCCGCGGCAAGGAGGACCGTTACCCGAATCAGCTGTCCGGCGGACAGCAGCAGCGGGTCGCGCTTGCCCGTTCGCTGATCAAGAAGCCGAGCGTGCTGCTGCTCGACGAACCGCTCAGCGCGCTCGACGCGAAGATCCGCCGCTCGCTGCGGGGCGAAATCCGCCGCATCCAGCAGCGGCTGAACATGACGACGATCTTCGTCACGCACGACCAGGAAGAAGCGCTGACGGTATCGGACCGCATTTTCGTCATGAACCACGGCCGCATCGAACAGGTCGGCAGCCCGAACGAGATTTATACCGCGCCGGCCAGCGAATACGTCGCCCGGTTCATCGGCAACTACAACGTCTGGAGCCGGGATCAGCTGCAAGGGCGCGCGATCCGCGGACTGCCCGAGCAAGGCGGCATGTTCGCCGTCCGGCCGGAAGCGATCCGGATGGCCGCGGCGACGGCGGAAGAAACTCCGGACGCGATCGTGGCCGAAGGGACCGTGTCCCAGGTGTCGATTCTGGGCAACGTGCTGCGTTTCGAGGTCAACGTGTCCGGCCTCCCGGTGACCGTCGACATGCTGAGCGGCCACTCGCTCGACAGTTGGCCCGCCGGTGCGCCCGTCAAGCTGTCGATTTCCCGGGACGAATGGAAAAGCGTTCGTCCCTCTTCGTAG
- a CDS encoding C40 family peptidase, whose amino-acid sequence MRKVSVLLLSLAFLLAFQVGSAFADSKLDDTIGKVIGVDYDYGGTTTGGFDCSGFTGYVFKKLGITLPRSSKEQFQRGKKVARADLRAGDLVFFNTSGHGVSHVGIYVGDGKFAHASFTRGVTIDSLSADYYVKRYIGARRVMDTDTYQEVATDPDVAAGADDESAAG is encoded by the coding sequence TTGCGTAAAGTTTCCGTTTTGCTGCTTTCTCTTGCTTTTTTGCTTGCCTTCCAAGTCGGAAGCGCGTTTGCTGACTCCAAGCTGGACGACACGATCGGCAAAGTGATCGGCGTCGATTACGACTACGGAGGAACGACCACGGGCGGATTCGACTGCTCCGGATTTACCGGATACGTCTTCAAGAAGCTCGGGATCACGCTTCCGCGCAGCTCGAAGGAACAGTTCCAACGCGGCAAAAAAGTGGCTCGCGCCGATCTTCGCGCGGGCGACCTGGTATTCTTCAACACGAGCGGTCATGGTGTTTCGCACGTAGGAATCTACGTTGGCGACGGCAAATTCGCCCACGCTTCCTTTACCCGCGGGGTAACGATCGACTCTTTGTCGGCGGATTACTACGTGAAACGCTACATCGGAGCACGCCGCGTGATGGATACCGACACTTATCAGGAAGTCGCCACCGATCCGGACGTCGCCGCGGGAGCGGACGACGAATCCGCCGCTGGATGA
- a CDS encoding MgtC/SapB family protein, whose product MSNPAVWQISHWELTLRILFALVVGGLIGLEREFGQHSAGFRTHILVCLGSALIMLLSLYGFSVFMGEPNVRADPARLAAQVISGIGFLGAGTILRNGNSISGLTTAASLWVVAALGLAVGAGFYYGALLTAFLSLVCLFVLNKLEKVFSRKRRMADLTVTMRESGGSVQSVMAKVAAIGATIEDLSAEKGVGGQEGAAIQVHLRVKNMMLEKHLNVLDELRAIPGVIRVSYHLSDGKGRKKAPEDIPSGGDV is encoded by the coding sequence ATGTCCAATCCCGCCGTATGGCAAATCAGTCACTGGGAATTGACCCTGCGCATCCTGTTCGCGCTCGTGGTCGGAGGTTTGATCGGTCTGGAGCGGGAGTTCGGGCAGCACTCGGCCGGTTTCCGCACGCACATCCTCGTCTGTCTCGGCTCGGCGCTGATCATGCTGTTGTCTCTGTACGGGTTCAGCGTCTTCATGGGGGAGCCGAACGTCCGGGCTGACCCTGCAAGGCTTGCGGCGCAGGTCATCAGCGGCATCGGTTTTCTCGGCGCGGGGACGATCCTGCGCAACGGCAATTCGATTTCGGGCCTGACGACGGCCGCGTCGCTGTGGGTCGTGGCGGCTTTGGGCCTGGCGGTCGGAGCGGGTTTCTATTACGGGGCGCTGCTCACGGCCTTCTTGTCCCTGGTCTGCCTGTTCGTGCTGAACAAACTGGAGAAAGTATTCAGCAGGAAGCGGAGAATGGCGGACCTGACCGTTACGATGCGGGAATCCGGCGGAAGCGTGCAATCGGTGATGGCGAAGGTCGCGGCGATCGGGGCGACGATCGAGGATTTGTCCGCGGAGAAGGGCGTCGGCGGCCAGGAAGGTGCGGCGATTCAGGTTCATCTCCGGGTGAAGAACATGATGCTGGAAAAGCATCTGAACGTGCTGGACGAACTGCGGGCGATTCCTGGGGTGATCAGGGTCTCGTACCATTTGTCCGACGGCAAAGGGCGGAAAAAGGCACCGGAAGATATACCGTCCGGCGGCGACGTATAA
- a CDS encoding M1 family metallopeptidase, producing MPKRRTLRLLLFTAAAVALVFSIRFGFADALETQYAWPAIAQASGKAPPAAVPKAPQPEAAPIQPKPVVLSQRVTEYHISVTLNPDNTLTGQQTVTWKNPGRKSVSDLYFHLYPNAFSPGSTFLKESGGQLRGDAMAPGSYGAMEIAALTTEEGETLLPRLHYVQPDDGNKQDRTLATLRLPEAVKPGASVTLKMNFKVTLPQVFARMGTAGDFVMAGQWFPKVAVYETVGMRGRTTEGWNLHQYHGNSEFYSDFGIYSVRINVPDNYTVAATGFQTKSPASVQGRKTYQYYADDVHDFAWSASPQFVYYEDSFSAPGIPGVRIRLYLDPLHKDLKDRYLHAAKSSLSKLASWYGEYPYSTLSVVVPPAGGAGAGGMEYPTLVTAAAAKSASPGYELERTLVHEIAHQYWYGMAASNEFEEAWLDEGFTSYSEDKLMSAIYGVSPNTAVEGSYLTDPEPLHQFAWHYGKPDGYADNVYLRAKLVLTAMERQVGEKTMNKILRAYFQKYRFKHPSTADFQKVAENVTKLKWNDFFGAYVYRGETADFSIESIDSHKTEQGGYRTLVTLKRKGGSPQPVTLALGYADGRTERRQWDGAQNQTQLQLDSASPLLYAAVDPNLSVVLDNRRYNNFLKAEVPSKERVKWTTGVAQALESFFSTFAW from the coding sequence ATGCCGAAGCGCCGCACGCTACGCCTGCTTCTTTTCACCGCAGCCGCCGTCGCCCTCGTATTCTCGATCCGGTTCGGGTTCGCGGACGCGCTGGAAACGCAATATGCCTGGCCGGCCATCGCCCAGGCCTCCGGCAAGGCTCCGCCCGCCGCCGTGCCCAAAGCTCCCCAGCCGGAGGCGGCGCCCATACAGCCGAAGCCGGTCGTCCTCAGCCAGCGCGTGACCGAATACCATATCTCCGTGACCTTGAACCCGGACAACACGCTGACGGGGCAGCAGACGGTCACCTGGAAAAATCCCGGCCGGAAATCGGTCTCGGATCTCTATTTCCACTTGTATCCGAACGCCTTCTCCCCCGGCAGCACGTTCCTCAAGGAATCCGGCGGCCAGCTTCGCGGCGACGCCATGGCGCCCGGCAGCTACGGAGCGATGGAAATCGCCGCGCTGACGACGGAAGAAGGCGAAACCCTCTTGCCCCGCCTGCACTATGTCCAGCCCGACGACGGCAACAAGCAGGACCGCACGCTCGCCACGCTGCGCCTGCCGGAAGCGGTCAAGCCGGGCGCGTCGGTGACCCTCAAAATGAATTTCAAGGTCACGCTTCCCCAAGTGTTCGCCCGCATGGGCACCGCCGGCGATTTCGTCATGGCCGGGCAATGGTTCCCGAAAGTCGCGGTTTACGAGACGGTCGGCATGCGCGGCCGCACGACGGAAGGCTGGAACCTTCACCAGTACCACGGCAACTCCGAATTTTACTCGGACTTCGGCATCTACAGCGTGCGGATCAATGTGCCCGACAACTATACCGTCGCCGCGACGGGCTTCCAGACGAAATCCCCCGCTTCGGTCCAGGGACGCAAGACGTACCAATATTACGCCGACGACGTGCACGATTTTGCCTGGTCCGCGTCGCCTCAATTCGTCTATTACGAGGATTCCTTCTCCGCCCCCGGCATCCCCGGCGTCCGAATCCGCCTTTATTTGGACCCGCTTCATAAGGACTTGAAAGACCGCTACCTGCACGCGGCCAAATCGTCGCTCTCCAAGCTGGCCTCCTGGTACGGGGAATATCCCTATTCGACGCTGTCCGTGGTCGTGCCCCCCGCGGGAGGCGCCGGAGCCGGCGGCATGGAATACCCGACGCTCGTCACCGCCGCAGCCGCCAAGAGCGCCAGTCCGGGTTACGAGCTGGAGCGGACCCTCGTTCACGAAATCGCGCACCAATATTGGTACGGCATGGCTGCCTCCAACGAGTTCGAAGAGGCTTGGCTGGATGAGGGCTTCACCTCCTACTCCGAAGACAAGCTGATGTCCGCCATTTACGGCGTTTCGCCGAACACGGCCGTGGAAGGAAGCTACCTCACCGATCCCGAACCGCTGCACCAGTTCGCCTGGCACTACGGCAAACCGGACGGCTACGCGGATAACGTGTACCTGCGGGCCAAACTCGTGCTGACGGCCATGGAGCGGCAGGTCGGAGAGAAGACGATGAACAAAATCCTGCGCGCCTATTTCCAGAAATACCGGTTCAAACACCCGTCCACGGCGGATTTTCAAAAGGTGGCCGAAAACGTGACGAAGCTCAAATGGAACGATTTCTTCGGCGCTTACGTGTACCGCGGGGAGACGGCCGACTTCTCCATCGAATCGATCGATTCCCACAAAACCGAGCAGGGCGGCTATCGCACCTTGGTGACGCTCAAGCGCAAAGGAGGCAGCCCGCAGCCGGTCACTCTCGCGCTTGGCTACGCGGACGGCCGGACGGAACGCAGACAGTGGGACGGAGCGCAGAACCAGACCCAATTGCAGCTCGATTCGGCATCCCCGCTGCTCTATGCGGCCGTGGACCCGAACCTGTCGGTCGTCCTGGACAACCGGCGCTACAACAACTTCCTGAAGGCGGAAGTCCCCTCCAAGGAACGGGTCAAATGGACGACCGGCGTCGCCCAGGCGCTGGAAAGCTTCTTCAGCACATTCGCATGGTGA
- a CDS encoding zf-TFIIB domain-containing protein, translating to MNCPVCDNSRLREVEKNGILIDVCPTCKGVWLDRGELEKLMTDVREVRQDYNEWYYADSDRRNDPSQYPPQQQPPYPQQQSRQPYYGSHPQGHPKHYKKKKSVLDVFGDLFD from the coding sequence ATGAATTGCCCGGTATGCGACAATTCGCGCCTGAGAGAGGTTGAGAAGAACGGCATCCTGATCGACGTCTGCCCGACATGCAAAGGGGTTTGGCTGGATCGGGGGGAATTGGAGAAGCTGATGACGGACGTGCGCGAGGTGCGTCAGGATTACAACGAGTGGTATTATGCGGACTCGGACCGCCGGAACGATCCGTCCCAATATCCGCCGCAACAGCAGCCGCCTTATCCGCAGCAGCAAAGCCGCCAACCGTATTACGGGAGCCACCCGCAGGGACATCCGAAACACTACAAAAAGAAAAAGAGCGTACTGGACGTTTTCGGAGACTTGTTTGACTGA
- a CDS encoding histidinol-phosphatase HisJ family protein — MDFHFHLEEGPYSFGWLQKTARALQNAPDESPIEYRSHTLPWIEEQTKRLQTRLAEGCFSERWMERYMAQGRQRGIERFGIVDHLYRFEEFREYYEKYVIIDDSELGRLQSYWLDRVRIGSIEEYLTAVRRMQKKGHPISVGVEADFFPGGEAELKALLDRYELDYVIGSVHFVDGWGFDNPEVQHLFEEKDLLELYRYGFEHVKQAARSGIFDIIAHLDNLKVFNYRPDEALLQGLYDDLAAALKEADVASEINTGLAYRYPVKEACPSPSLLAKLHAHGVPITLSSDAHFPDDIGTMLDEAAQLAWDTGYREIVYFRDRHRISVPLRE, encoded by the coding sequence GTGGATTTTCATTTCCATTTGGAAGAAGGGCCTTACTCTTTCGGTTGGCTTCAAAAAACCGCCCGGGCGCTGCAGAACGCGCCTGACGAAAGTCCCATAGAATATCGCAGCCACACCCTTCCCTGGATCGAAGAGCAGACGAAACGGCTGCAGACGAGGCTGGCGGAAGGCTGCTTCTCCGAACGCTGGATGGAGCGGTACATGGCGCAAGGACGCCAACGGGGGATCGAAAGGTTCGGGATCGTGGACCATCTCTACCGTTTCGAGGAATTCCGGGAATACTACGAGAAATACGTCATCATCGACGACAGCGAGCTGGGCCGCCTTCAAAGCTATTGGCTCGACCGGGTCCGAATCGGCTCGATCGAGGAATACTTGACCGCGGTCCGCCGCATGCAGAAGAAAGGCCATCCGATTTCCGTCGGCGTGGAAGCCGACTTTTTCCCGGGAGGGGAAGCGGAGCTCAAGGCGCTGCTGGACCGCTATGAGCTGGATTACGTCATCGGAAGCGTCCATTTCGTGGACGGATGGGGATTCGACAACCCCGAGGTTCAGCACCTGTTCGAAGAGAAGGACCTGCTGGAGTTGTACCGTTACGGCTTCGAGCACGTGAAGCAAGCGGCACGCTCCGGCATTTTCGATATCATCGCCCATTTGGACAATTTGAAGGTGTTCAACTACCGGCCCGACGAAGCTTTGCTGCAGGGCCTTTATGACGACCTCGCCGCGGCGCTCAAGGAGGCGGACGTCGCTTCCGAGATCAATACGGGCCTCGCTTACCGTTATCCGGTCAAGGAGGCGTGCCCGAGCCCGTCTCTGCTCGCTAAGCTGCACGCGCACGGGGTGCCGATTACGCTCAGCTCGGATGCGCACTTCCCGGACGATATCGGGACGATGCTGGATGAGGCCGCGCAGCTGGCTTGGGATACGGGATACCGGGAGATCGTCTATTTCAGGGACCGTCACAGAATCAGCGTTCCCCTTCGGGAATAG
- a CDS encoding DeoR/GlpR family DNA-binding transcription regulator gives MSLSFEKRKKKILERLNKEERVEVQVLAEEFRVSTETIRRDLERLDRDGRLKKVYGGAVKVRADSLELPFDEKTLLQAQEKAAIGRYAASLVKDGDTVMLGNGTTTIELIRNLTEHRDVTIVTHSTPTLLLALDIFPGKIIFAGGEVNKRQKSTEGPLAELVLNRLRVNKAFISAGGVSLVDGITDYELSEANISRKMMERADETIFLADSSKFGRTTFASVCPLDDVYTMITDAGCDREWRKDLADKDIRLWIAGEEDG, from the coding sequence ATGTCCTTGTCGTTTGAGAAGCGCAAGAAGAAGATCCTCGAGCGCCTGAACAAGGAAGAGCGCGTGGAAGTCCAGGTCCTGGCAGAGGAGTTTCGGGTGTCGACCGAGACGATCCGGCGGGATCTGGAGCGGCTGGACCGCGACGGGCGCCTGAAAAAGGTGTACGGCGGGGCCGTGAAGGTCCGGGCGGATTCGCTCGAGCTGCCGTTCGACGAGAAAACGCTGCTTCAAGCGCAAGAGAAGGCGGCCATCGGAAGGTATGCGGCCTCTCTGGTGAAAGACGGCGACACCGTCATGCTCGGGAACGGGACGACGACGATCGAGCTGATCCGCAATTTGACGGAGCATCGGGACGTCACGATCGTGACCCATTCCACGCCGACCTTGCTGCTGGCGCTGGATATTTTTCCGGGCAAAATCATTTTCGCGGGCGGCGAGGTCAACAAACGCCAGAAATCGACGGAAGGCCCGCTCGCCGAGCTCGTCTTGAATCGGCTGCGGGTGAATAAGGCATTCATTTCCGCGGGAGGCGTGTCACTGGTCGACGGCATTACGGATTACGAGCTGTCGGAAGCGAACATTTCCCGGAAAATGATGGAGCGCGCGGACGAGACGATTTTTTTGGCGGATTCCTCGAAATTCGGCAGAACGACGTTCGCCAGCGTCTGCCCCCTCGACGACGTGTATACGATGATCACGGATGCGGGCTGCGACCGGGAATGGCGCAAAGACTTGGCGGACAAAGACATCCGGCTATGGATAGCGGGCGAGGAGGATGGATGA